A stretch of Paenibacillus peoriae DNA encodes these proteins:
- the pyrE gene encoding orotate phosphoribosyltransferase — protein sequence MTTFNSIPEQIASHLLRIQAVALRPQQPFTWTSGIKSPIYCDNRLTMSYPEVRELIADSFAALIREQYPETEVIAGTATAGIPHAAWVAQKLNLPMAYVRDKAKGHGKENQIEGRISAGQKVMVIEDLISTGGSSIKAAQAVAQAGAQPLAVLAIFSYQLDKATQAFEEAGVELQSLSNYTALMNVALREGTIQEEEMELLRSWRQDPASFGK from the coding sequence ATGACCACATTCAATAGTATACCTGAGCAAATTGCATCCCATCTGTTACGTATTCAGGCGGTGGCATTGCGCCCACAACAGCCTTTTACATGGACATCCGGCATTAAATCGCCAATTTACTGTGACAATCGCCTGACCATGTCCTACCCGGAGGTGCGCGAGCTGATCGCAGACTCATTTGCTGCCCTTATTCGTGAGCAATACCCCGAAACTGAAGTCATTGCAGGGACAGCTACAGCAGGGATTCCTCATGCAGCCTGGGTGGCGCAAAAGCTAAATCTGCCAATGGCCTATGTAAGGGACAAAGCCAAAGGACATGGGAAAGAAAACCAAATCGAAGGCCGTATTAGTGCAGGTCAGAAGGTTATGGTTATCGAGGATCTTATTTCTACAGGAGGCAGCTCCATTAAAGCAGCACAGGCCGTAGCACAAGCAGGCGCTCAGCCATTAGCGGTACTGGCCATTTTCAGCTACCAGCTAGACAAAGCGACTCAAGCCTTTGAAGAAGCGGGTGTGGAGCTGCAAAGCTTGTCCAATTATACAGCCCTGATGAACGTTGCCTTGCGTGAAGGAACCATTCAGGAAGAAGAGATGGAACTGCTGCGTTCCTGGCGCCAGGACCCCGCTTCCTTTGGTAAATAA
- the pyrF gene encoding orotidine-5'-phosphate decarboxylase yields MSFITGKCTRIDVKRGWRTVNGAFQQMAGRLMVALDYPNAQQAEQLIRQLEGIPCYIKVGMQLFYSAGPAFVEQLKSRGYSVFLDLKMHDIPNTVRGGAESITRLGVDMFNVHAAGGVNMMSAAKAGAEAAISADSSLSMPLIIAVTQLTSTDQTTMNKELGIPGTVQDAVVRYAQLTREAGLDGVVASPLEVPAIRAVCGSDFKTITPGIRPAGSATGDQSRVLTPGQAIAQGSSYIVVGRPITAAADPRAAAEHIIEEMIQV; encoded by the coding sequence ATGTCCTTTATCACGGGCAAATGCACCCGAATTGACGTAAAAAGGGGATGGAGAACGGTGAATGGAGCATTTCAGCAGATGGCAGGACGGCTGATGGTTGCGTTAGATTATCCCAATGCACAACAGGCTGAGCAGTTAATTCGGCAGCTAGAAGGGATTCCTTGTTATATAAAAGTAGGTATGCAACTGTTTTATAGTGCAGGGCCAGCTTTTGTAGAACAACTAAAGTCCAGAGGATACTCCGTATTTCTGGATTTGAAAATGCATGATATCCCTAACACGGTGCGGGGAGGGGCAGAGAGCATTACCCGCTTAGGTGTAGATATGTTCAACGTACATGCTGCTGGGGGCGTTAATATGATGTCAGCCGCTAAAGCTGGTGCAGAAGCAGCTATTTCCGCAGACAGCTCGCTTTCCATGCCGCTCATTATTGCAGTCACACAGCTGACCAGCACGGATCAGACGACCATGAATAAGGAATTAGGTATTCCTGGTACGGTACAGGATGCAGTGGTTCGTTACGCACAACTGACCCGTGAGGCGGGACTGGATGGTGTGGTAGCTTCACCTTTGGAAGTACCTGCCATTCGTGCTGTATGTGGATCAGACTTTAAGACGATAACTCCTGGCATACGCCCGGCAGGTAGTGCTACAGGCGATCAGTCGCGTGTGCTTACACCTGGCCAAGCCATTGCACAAGGCAGCAGCTACATTGTCGTTGGACGTCCTATCACCGCAGCAGCAGACCCACGCGCCGCAGCGGAACACATTATTGAGGAGATGATACAAGTATGA
- the carB gene encoding carbamoyl-phosphate synthase large subunit → MPKNTELKKILVIGSGPIVIGQAAEFDYAGTQACQALKEEGVEVVLINSNPATIMTDTNMADKVYIEPITLDFVTQIIRQERPDGLLPTLGGQTGLNMAVELARAGVLERENVKLLGTQLNSIEKAEDRDLFRDLMRELEQPVPESVIVTTLEESLEFANEIGYPIIVRPAYTLGGTGGGICSTEEELRETVSSGLRYSPIGQCLVEKSIAGMKEVEYEVMRDGNDNCIVVCNMENFDPVGVHTGDSIVVAPSQTLSDREYQMLRSASLKIIRALNIEGGCNVQFALDPHSYQYYVIEVNPRVSRSSALASKATGYPIAKMAAKIALGYTLDEIVNPVTGQTYACFEPTLDYIVSKIPRWPFDKFISANRKLGTQMKATGEVMAIGRTFEESIQKAVRSLEIGVHRLHLKGADQLSDDVLKDRLIKADDERLFLVAEAFRRGWQQQEIQDLTKIDWWFLDKVEGIIKFEAIIAGEAELTYETLYQAKRKGFTDRSIAEIRSMGQNDSMTTEREVREFRLAQNLRPVYKMVDTCAAEFEATTPYYYSSYEVENEVIPSSKEKVIVLGSGPIRIGQGIEFDYSTVHAVWAIQKAGYEAVIINNNPETVSTDFNTSDRLYFEPLFFEDVMNVIEQEKPIGVIVQFGGQTAINLAAPLSAAGVNILGTSLESIDEAEDRKKFEQLLSRLAIAQPKGNTVTSVDEAVGTAQALGYPVLVRPSYVLGGRAMEIVYSDTELLRYMEEAVKINPEHPVLIDRYMLGKEVEVDAICDGETVLVPGIMEHVERAGVHSGDSIAVYPPQHLSVELKQKIVEITISIAKELKTIGLVNIQFVIHQDEVYVIEVNPRSSRTVPFLSKVTNIPMANLATQAILGGKLKDAGYSEGLWPESNYVSVKVPVFSFAKLRRVEPTLGPEMKSTGEVMGRDIQYAKALYKGLVGAGMKIPSTGAIIITVADKDKEEAVELMQGFYRLGYKIIATGGTAAAMKQANIPVNTINKLSEGNPNILDMIRTGEANFVFNTLTKGKTPERDGFRIRREAVENGIVCMTSLDTVRALLRMLETINFTSESMPVLSK, encoded by the coding sequence ATGCCGAAAAATACAGAACTTAAAAAAATACTCGTGATCGGTTCCGGTCCTATCGTCATTGGTCAGGCAGCAGAATTTGATTATGCTGGTACACAAGCTTGTCAAGCGCTCAAAGAAGAAGGCGTCGAGGTAGTACTGATCAACAGTAATCCGGCAACCATCATGACAGACACCAACATGGCAGACAAAGTATACATCGAGCCGATTACACTTGATTTTGTAACACAGATTATCCGTCAAGAGCGTCCAGATGGTCTGCTTCCTACGCTGGGAGGACAGACAGGTCTGAATATGGCAGTGGAACTGGCTCGCGCCGGAGTGCTGGAGCGTGAAAACGTCAAGTTGCTGGGAACTCAACTGAATTCGATAGAAAAAGCCGAAGATCGTGATCTGTTCCGTGATTTGATGCGCGAGTTGGAACAACCTGTACCAGAGAGTGTCATTGTAACAACCTTGGAAGAATCTTTAGAATTTGCTAACGAAATCGGTTATCCAATTATCGTTCGCCCGGCTTATACGCTAGGGGGAACAGGCGGTGGTATCTGCTCCACAGAAGAAGAACTGCGTGAAACCGTCAGCTCTGGCTTGAGATACAGTCCAATCGGACAATGTTTGGTGGAAAAAAGTATTGCAGGCATGAAGGAAGTCGAGTATGAGGTCATGCGTGATGGCAATGATAACTGCATCGTTGTCTGTAATATGGAGAACTTTGATCCAGTCGGCGTGCATACTGGCGACAGTATCGTCGTAGCTCCGAGTCAGACGCTGTCAGATCGCGAATACCAGATGCTGCGCTCTGCTTCTCTGAAAATTATCCGCGCCCTCAATATCGAAGGCGGTTGTAATGTACAGTTTGCGCTTGATCCGCACAGCTATCAATACTATGTCATTGAAGTAAACCCGCGCGTAAGCCGCTCCTCGGCGCTCGCTTCCAAGGCAACCGGATATCCGATTGCTAAAATGGCTGCCAAAATTGCACTGGGTTACACGTTGGATGAAATTGTGAATCCGGTAACGGGACAGACGTATGCTTGCTTTGAGCCAACACTGGATTACATCGTGAGCAAAATACCACGCTGGCCATTTGACAAATTCATTTCTGCCAACCGCAAGCTGGGCACGCAAATGAAAGCAACGGGTGAAGTCATGGCCATCGGACGCACATTCGAAGAGTCCATCCAGAAAGCGGTACGGTCTTTGGAAATCGGTGTACACCGTCTGCATCTTAAGGGAGCCGATCAGCTGTCTGATGACGTGCTCAAGGATCGCTTGATTAAAGCAGATGATGAGCGTTTGTTCTTGGTAGCCGAGGCGTTCCGTCGCGGCTGGCAGCAGCAGGAGATTCAAGATTTGACGAAAATTGACTGGTGGTTCCTCGATAAGGTAGAGGGAATCATCAAGTTCGAAGCCATCATCGCTGGAGAAGCTGAGCTGACCTACGAAACACTCTATCAGGCCAAACGTAAAGGTTTTACCGACCGCTCGATCGCCGAGATTCGCAGTATGGGCCAAAACGACAGTATGACAACCGAGCGTGAGGTACGTGAATTCCGTCTAGCTCAAAACCTGCGTCCGGTCTACAAAATGGTAGATACGTGCGCAGCCGAGTTTGAAGCCACAACTCCGTACTACTACTCCTCTTACGAGGTGGAAAATGAAGTGATTCCATCTAGCAAAGAGAAAGTTATCGTACTCGGTTCCGGACCGATTCGGATCGGGCAAGGGATTGAATTTGATTACTCCACCGTACATGCGGTATGGGCTATTCAAAAAGCGGGCTACGAAGCAGTGATTATCAATAACAACCCGGAGACGGTATCTACGGACTTTAACACATCCGACCGCCTCTACTTTGAACCGCTCTTCTTCGAAGATGTAATGAATGTTATCGAGCAGGAAAAACCGATTGGGGTTATCGTCCAGTTCGGGGGTCAAACGGCCATTAATCTCGCAGCTCCACTGAGTGCGGCAGGCGTGAATATTTTGGGTACGAGTCTGGAAAGTATCGATGAAGCGGAAGACCGGAAGAAGTTTGAGCAACTTTTGTCTCGTCTGGCTATCGCACAGCCTAAAGGCAACACGGTCACATCAGTTGATGAAGCAGTAGGAACCGCACAGGCGCTGGGCTATCCAGTTCTGGTACGTCCATCCTACGTTCTGGGCGGACGCGCTATGGAAATCGTGTACTCAGATACGGAATTGCTGCGGTACATGGAAGAAGCGGTTAAAATCAATCCAGAGCATCCGGTGCTCATCGACCGTTATATGCTGGGTAAAGAAGTAGAGGTCGATGCCATCTGCGACGGCGAGACAGTATTGGTACCAGGCATTATGGAGCATGTGGAACGGGCCGGGGTTCACTCAGGTGACTCTATCGCGGTGTATCCACCACAGCACTTATCTGTCGAGTTGAAACAAAAAATTGTGGAAATTACAATCAGCATCGCTAAGGAATTGAAAACGATCGGTCTGGTAAATATCCAGTTTGTTATTCATCAAGACGAGGTGTACGTAATTGAGGTTAACCCTCGCTCCTCGCGGACGGTTCCTTTCTTGAGTAAAGTAACAAATATTCCGATGGCAAATCTGGCGACACAGGCTATTTTGGGCGGTAAGCTTAAAGATGCAGGTTATTCAGAAGGTCTATGGCCTGAAAGTAATTATGTCTCGGTTAAGGTTCCGGTATTCTCCTTTGCCAAACTGCGCCGTGTAGAGCCGACGCTGGGCCCGGAAATGAAATCGACAGGTGAAGTTATGGGACGCGATATTCAGTATGCCAAAGCACTGTACAAAGGACTTGTGGGAGCTGGTATGAAAATTCCATCCACTGGGGCGATCATCATTACAGTGGCAGATAAGGATAAAGAAGAAGCTGTCGAGTTGATGCAGGGCTTTTACAGACTGGGCTATAAAATTATTGCAACAGGTGGAACGGCGGCTGCTATGAAGCAGGCCAATATTCCAGTGAACACGATCAACAAACTGAGCGAAGGTAATCCGAACATCCTGGATATGATTCGCACGGGTGAAGCCAACTTTGTCTTCAATACGTTGACCAAAGGCAAAACGCCAGAGCGTGATGGATTCCGTATCCGCCGCGAAGCAGTTGAGAATGGCATTGTCTGCATGACCTCACTGGATACAGTACGCGCTTTGCTAAGAATGCTGGAAACGATCAATTTCACATCCGAATCCATGCCGGTCCTGAGCAAATAA